One window from the genome of Bradyrhizobium xenonodulans encodes:
- a CDS encoding phytanoyl-CoA dioxygenase family protein, with translation MLTEAQKAKWQQDGYLRLEGFFDPAARDGISNFVDDVARWDVSVDKWMMWFEKTAGNRKIISKVENFLDYHDALREALLADGRIRTTVETLLDEDTRMLKELLIFKYPDSGGYRPHQDIYHIPHKIPERMVHAVAAIAIDDSEPDNGGLFFTPGRHKEGVFPMDAGGVINPEVAETFTWEPVSWKAGDVFIFDDYAPHYSLPNKSSRSRRALYLVFQRASTGGPTRAEYMRMKRAYNPPEGKLSDPENLNAPNGIFYRD, from the coding sequence ATGCTGACCGAGGCGCAAAAAGCGAAATGGCAACAGGACGGATATCTCCGGCTCGAAGGCTTCTTCGATCCGGCCGCTCGCGACGGGATTTCCAATTTCGTGGATGATGTCGCGCGCTGGGATGTAAGCGTCGACAAATGGATGATGTGGTTCGAGAAGACAGCCGGCAATCGCAAGATTATCTCAAAGGTGGAGAACTTCTTGGATTACCATGACGCTCTGCGCGAGGCGCTGTTGGCCGACGGCCGCATTCGCACGACTGTCGAGACGCTACTCGATGAGGACACGCGGATGCTAAAGGAGCTGCTGATCTTCAAGTATCCTGATAGCGGCGGCTACCGCCCGCACCAGGACATTTATCATATCCCACACAAGATACCGGAACGCATGGTGCATGCAGTGGCAGCCATTGCCATCGACGATTCGGAGCCTGACAACGGCGGTCTTTTCTTCACGCCAGGTCGCCATAAGGAGGGAGTGTTTCCAATGGATGCCGGCGGCGTGATCAATCCAGAGGTCGCCGAGACCTTCACATGGGAACCGGTGTCATGGAAAGCCGGCGATGTGTTTATTTTCGACGACTACGCCCCCCACTATTCACTGCCAAATAAGAGCAGTCGGTCCCGCCGCGCGCTTTATCTGGTGTTCCAGCGCGCATCTACGGGAGGTCCAACGCGTGCCGAGTATATGCGCATGAAGCGCGCCTACAACCCACCGGAAGGCAAGCTATCGGATCCGGAAAACCTGAACGCGCCTAACGGCATATTCTATCGCGATTGA
- a CDS encoding lysine N(6)-hydroxylase/L-ornithine N(5)-oxygenase family protein has product MLDVIGIGIGPFNLSLAALIEPTPLRALFLEKREGFCWHPGLALPNSRLQVSPLKDCVTLVDPTSPYSFLNYLALHGRLYSFVNRRDASTSRREFTDYYQWVARRLKTLRFGEEVVDVAPFRDGYRVNTSTTTYLARAVVIGVGVEPKIPACARPLIGNAVYHAADYLERDPPYVGEHVLVVGGGQSGAEIVEHMLSRPVAARITWVTSRTNLFAMDDNSFVNEAYMPGYSRRFHALPLQQRRAIVEHEKLTSDGISVELCNRLYDMLYQRGVEGTLDDSFRLLSGVVLTDITSHNKRWQVDLSGIAAPRNHSILVDRIVLATGFQPRTPPFLQTLLRGAHMEDSLPVVGPDYAVRFDQHMPGPVYLQNQSRLQHGLQSVNLSLVAYRSSLIINSLLGQPFYLDTSDRQILDGYDTSDMPEPGGLDAMPTTQQMAAIT; this is encoded by the coding sequence ATGCTTGATGTCATTGGCATCGGGATCGGCCCGTTCAACCTCAGCCTAGCGGCACTGATTGAACCTACCCCGCTACGCGCGCTCTTTTTAGAGAAACGCGAGGGATTTTGTTGGCATCCGGGACTGGCGTTGCCGAACAGCCGGCTACAAGTGTCGCCACTTAAGGATTGCGTGACCCTGGTAGACCCTACCAGCCCCTATTCTTTCCTCAACTACCTGGCACTGCACGGGCGGCTCTACAGCTTCGTCAACAGACGCGACGCCTCAACCTCGCGGCGGGAATTTACCGACTATTACCAGTGGGTCGCACGACGGCTCAAGACGCTCCGCTTTGGCGAAGAGGTGGTCGACGTTGCGCCCTTCAGGGACGGCTACCGCGTCAACACGAGCACAACCACATACCTCGCGCGCGCTGTGGTGATAGGAGTTGGCGTAGAGCCGAAGATTCCAGCGTGTGCTAGGCCCCTGATCGGCAACGCCGTCTATCATGCGGCCGACTATCTCGAGCGGGATCCACCTTACGTCGGCGAGCATGTGCTCGTGGTGGGAGGTGGTCAGAGCGGTGCTGAGATTGTTGAGCACATGCTGAGTCGTCCCGTAGCGGCGCGGATTACGTGGGTGACGTCGCGGACAAACCTGTTTGCAATGGACGACAACAGTTTCGTAAACGAGGCTTACATGCCGGGGTACAGCCGGCGTTTTCACGCTCTCCCGCTCCAGCAACGTCGTGCCATCGTGGAGCACGAGAAGCTGACAAGCGACGGCATTTCCGTTGAGTTGTGCAATCGCCTCTATGACATGTTGTACCAACGCGGCGTGGAGGGCACGCTGGATGACAGTTTTCGTTTGTTGTCCGGCGTTGTCCTAACGGACATCACGTCCCACAACAAACGTTGGCAAGTCGATCTGAGCGGGATCGCGGCGCCGCGAAATCACAGCATCCTGGTTGATCGCATCGTGCTCGCCACAGGCTTCCAGCCGCGCACCCCACCGTTCTTGCAAACGCTCCTGCGCGGCGCGCACATGGAGGATAGCCTGCCTGTCGTCGGCCCGGACTACGCGGTCCGGTTCGATCAGCACATGCCAGGGCCGGTATATTTGCAGAACCAAAGCCGCCTGCAGCATGGGCTGCAGAGCGTCAATTTATCGCTGGTCGCATACCGGAGCAGCCTCATCATCAACAGCCTGCTCGGACAACCATTCTATCTGGATACGTCAGATCGGCAGATCCTGGACGGTTATGACACTTCAGACATGCCCGAACCAGGCGGTCTGGATGCGATGCCGACCACGCAACAAATGGCCGCAATCACATGA
- a CDS encoding HAD family hydrolase — protein sequence MKMSNPNAIIFDWGNTLCDYPLRTEAAQVEFLHDFLTDPSSFTDLATVTAPRSIAGATLQALNREREDCRVVSFADRLRCVLAPDMDDADAELLELRLCKRIFASGRLMPEAEKVIATVRRMGYRTAILSNTPWGTSHRLWRAEVGRHTNVSRNCDLVMFCGDCGYRKPSQAAFDACLELLREAPDGVIMVGDSFRSDVLGARGAGCQAVWFCRDASLPKDDSAAIMTTLDDIFSLLGKGA from the coding sequence ATGAAGATGAGCAATCCTAACGCCATCATCTTTGACTGGGGTAACACCCTTTGCGATTATCCATTGCGGACCGAGGCCGCACAGGTTGAGTTCTTGCATGATTTCCTCACCGATCCGTCCAGCTTTACAGATTTGGCCACTGTGACAGCGCCGAGATCCATCGCTGGCGCGACGTTGCAGGCGCTGAACCGAGAGCGCGAGGATTGTCGTGTGGTTTCTTTCGCCGACCGGTTGAGATGCGTGCTGGCACCCGACATGGATGACGCGGATGCAGAGCTACTCGAGCTGCGCCTCTGCAAAAGGATCTTTGCCAGTGGCCGGCTCATGCCAGAAGCGGAGAAAGTTATTGCTACAGTTCGCCGCATGGGCTACCGGACGGCGATCTTGTCTAATACGCCTTGGGGAACGAGCCACAGGTTGTGGCGAGCCGAGGTAGGTCGGCACACAAATGTCAGCCGCAACTGCGATCTTGTCATGTTCTGCGGCGATTGCGGTTATCGCAAGCCCAGCCAAGCCGCTTTTGATGCCTGTTTAGAACTTTTGCGTGAGGCGCCAGACGGGGTCATCATGGTAGGTGATAGCTTTCGCTCGGATGTTCTGGGCGCACGCGGCGCGGGATGCCAAGCAGTCTGGTTCTGCCGTGACGCCTCGTTGCCAAAAGACGACTCGGCCGCTATCATGACGACACTCGATGATATCTTTTCGCTCCTCGGCAAGGGTGCATAA
- a CDS encoding MFS transporter, which translates to MPDYMQALGKSSETAGFLISSAMIVTIVCCCSAGWVAQRIGIMPTVAAASITMALAMMLVAGAVLDERAAYAGAMLMGAGWSVSFILSPLQIIRHLRPAARIQYLTILSGSQMAGLGLAAPLGHFLANVTGSLAMVYVLFAIACVIVTICVEVARRAMLDLPAVPMPHIEITVTATVALVRKSTAAPIAMIAIAACTFSGLSTYQSAYAASRHLNSDLFFLIFTASSVALRFSLAHVMGRLPVHRLALMLFAATGASLVLFIVNTGSTPLYIVATAIFATGYGLTYSTLNGMAVNLAGDHGVSVPVTSQIFTLAYFLGLFGFPLVGGQLIRGFGPDAMLLTLLGATALNALLVTALRVKATTGDL; encoded by the coding sequence TTGCCGGACTACATGCAGGCGCTTGGTAAGAGTAGTGAAACCGCAGGTTTTCTGATCTCCAGCGCCATGATTGTGACAATCGTGTGCTGCTGCTCGGCAGGCTGGGTCGCGCAGCGCATCGGCATTATGCCGACGGTGGCCGCCGCCTCGATTACCATGGCGCTAGCCATGATGCTCGTTGCCGGCGCAGTCCTCGATGAGCGAGCAGCTTATGCTGGCGCTATGCTGATGGGCGCGGGATGGTCGGTGTCCTTCATCTTGTCGCCGTTGCAGATCATTCGCCATCTACGGCCGGCCGCACGTATCCAATATTTGACCATTTTGTCCGGCTCACAAATGGCCGGGCTCGGTTTAGCCGCTCCGCTCGGTCACTTCTTGGCAAACGTCACCGGCTCTTTGGCCATGGTCTATGTCCTGTTCGCGATAGCATGCGTCATCGTGACCATCTGCGTAGAGGTCGCACGACGTGCCATGTTGGACCTGCCTGCAGTGCCGATGCCGCATATCGAAATCACGGTAACTGCGACCGTAGCGCTCGTTCGAAAATCCACAGCTGCCCCCATCGCTATGATTGCGATTGCCGCCTGCACTTTCTCGGGACTGTCGACCTATCAGAGCGCCTATGCCGCATCACGTCACCTGAATTCCGATTTGTTCTTCTTGATATTTACTGCGTCCAGCGTGGCCTTGCGCTTCTCTCTCGCCCACGTGATGGGCCGCCTGCCCGTACACCGACTTGCGCTCATGCTCTTCGCAGCGACTGGTGCATCACTGGTACTATTCATTGTCAATACCGGCAGCACCCCGCTCTATATCGTGGCCACGGCCATTTTCGCGACAGGCTATGGGCTCACCTACTCCACCCTCAACGGAATGGCCGTCAATCTTGCTGGCGACCACGGGGTGTCCGTGCCGGTCACCTCACAAATCTTCACGCTGGCATATTTCCTCGGATTGTTCGGCTTTCCATTGGTCGGCGGGCAGTTGATCCGCGGATTTGGTCCCGACGCGATGCTGCTGACGCTATTGGGCGCGACGGCCTTGAATGCGCTGCTGGTAACTGCGCTTCGAGTGAAGGCTACAACCGGTGACCTGTAA
- a CDS encoding class I tRNA ligase family protein, whose translation MRTYFVCPAPPCPNGKLHLGHVGGVYLLADMFTRFQRMAGHRAYYITGADEHGTYTLVKARKLGRPVSDVAQKHVHEILQCLRAVQITPDAFVRTSSETHKENALAIFRELQEAGYVDVRDGVQLYCEHCDEFVADSLAVGVCPACDATTDSNLCEDCGLAVQHDTLRDARHTTCGGSLGLRPIKQAVFDVPRLAQVLDKAIEQSAWPGVIRDKARTWLAGAVHGLPMSRHFSHGVKLTQPEHVTDQTLLTWFEGLWSFETGIRELCDRDNLDAHSALHDPNTQLLFFMGQDNRFYYTVGVTGALLARGYPIPKNHSVQDFYKLEREKFSTSRDHALWADEVTREVDASVLRYALARVAKPFDSNKNDFDVDSLIMAASRLRIWEDALRHSDNNAHTVDNKHPCPTLRSLVQRYADAIESLRFWDALDIIDTYLEVADFAREGNGMWNAATVSLFLSLLYPVVPELAIRYGQHFFGAAWQPSLKTPAAAALPGARVDFPYFSAAVSANFIAAYNTRFRTEQVRQSV comes from the coding sequence ATGCGCACCTATTTTGTCTGTCCCGCTCCCCCTTGCCCCAACGGCAAGCTGCATCTCGGTCACGTCGGCGGCGTATACTTACTCGCCGATATGTTCACCCGCTTTCAGCGTATGGCTGGCCATCGCGCGTACTATATTACGGGTGCGGATGAGCACGGCACGTACACGCTGGTGAAGGCACGAAAACTCGGCCGACCGGTTAGCGACGTCGCACAGAAGCACGTTCACGAGATCTTGCAGTGCTTGCGCGCGGTGCAAATCACGCCTGATGCGTTTGTGCGTACATCTAGCGAGACCCACAAAGAGAATGCGCTGGCGATTTTCCGCGAATTGCAGGAGGCCGGCTATGTCGACGTGCGCGACGGTGTCCAGCTCTATTGCGAACACTGCGACGAATTCGTGGCCGACTCGCTGGCAGTGGGCGTCTGTCCGGCATGCGATGCGACGACCGACAGCAATTTGTGCGAAGACTGCGGGCTAGCTGTTCAGCACGACACCCTACGCGACGCGCGGCACACCACGTGCGGCGGCTCGCTTGGGCTAAGGCCGATCAAGCAGGCCGTGTTTGATGTACCCCGGCTGGCTCAGGTGCTGGACAAAGCCATTGAACAAAGCGCGTGGCCCGGGGTTATCCGCGACAAGGCGCGCACTTGGTTAGCCGGCGCCGTACATGGCTTGCCGATGTCACGCCACTTCAGTCATGGCGTCAAGCTAACACAGCCTGAACATGTGACTGACCAAACCCTCCTCACATGGTTTGAGGGCCTGTGGAGTTTCGAAACTGGAATTCGCGAGCTATGCGACCGTGACAATCTGGACGCCCATTCGGCATTGCACGATCCGAACACCCAGCTTTTGTTTTTCATGGGCCAAGATAACCGTTTTTACTACACGGTAGGTGTGACAGGCGCCCTGCTCGCGCGTGGCTACCCAATTCCCAAGAATCATTCCGTCCAGGACTTCTACAAGCTCGAGCGCGAAAAGTTTTCGACCAGTCGTGACCATGCCCTTTGGGCCGATGAAGTGACGCGAGAGGTGGACGCCAGCGTCCTCCGCTACGCGCTGGCGCGCGTGGCCAAGCCATTCGACAGCAATAAGAACGACTTCGATGTTGACAGCCTGATCATGGCAGCGTCACGCCTTCGGATCTGGGAGGATGCGTTACGCCACTCAGACAACAACGCACACACAGTGGACAACAAGCACCCCTGCCCTACTCTCCGCAGCCTGGTTCAGCGTTATGCCGATGCGATCGAGTCGCTGCGTTTCTGGGATGCGCTTGATATCATCGACACGTATCTGGAGGTGGCCGACTTTGCGCGCGAGGGCAATGGTATGTGGAATGCCGCGACGGTCTCCTTGTTCCTGAGTCTGCTTTATCCCGTGGTACCTGAGCTAGCGATACGCTACGGTCAGCATTTCTTCGGCGCGGCCTGGCAGCCGTCCCTCAAGACGCCTGCAGCAGCAGCCCTGCCGGGCGCGAGGGTGGACTTCCCGTATTTCAGTGCGGCGGTATCTGCGAACTTCATTGCAGCGTACAACACGCGTTTTCGCACAGAACAGGTGAGGCAATCTGTTTGA
- a CDS encoding aminotransferase-like domain-containing protein → MTSRASNRSALAQGFAPFSYSGAKHAINFGYGLPDPVMFTELAWPDAFNRDTGVASADLPQYTDALGLPELRTKLAGRYGVRDDQVILTGGASQALQLIADAWIDPGDIVLTEDPCYLGALRTFSIVGANILQLGMCAEGVDLNELEAMLRSHTRVKLFYTTPAFHNPTGRQMSRTHMARVAALLDHYGVALVQDLVYAELPYNGTVDWLAPGGNVINIHSVSKVAGPGLRVGWVLAESNIINRLARLKCDGGVSPIVSNIVLALLQSGAIDAHIARLRQHYRAKRDILHTLLLFSRFCEPEYVVPSGGFSFWVRLAAGLEVETFIEAARREHAVHLINGRNYGPRSGDHVRLCFSYLPTSLIEQGLARLGTLHAT, encoded by the coding sequence ATGACTTCGCGGGCCTCTAACCGTAGCGCTCTCGCTCAGGGCTTTGCCCCGTTCTCTTACTCAGGTGCGAAGCACGCCATCAATTTCGGTTACGGCCTGCCCGATCCGGTGATGTTTACAGAGCTGGCCTGGCCGGATGCATTTAACCGGGATACCGGGGTCGCCTCCGCCGATCTGCCGCAGTATACGGATGCGCTGGGTTTACCCGAGCTCCGTACAAAGCTCGCAGGGCGCTACGGTGTGCGCGATGACCAAGTTATCCTTACGGGTGGCGCTTCACAGGCTTTGCAATTGATTGCCGACGCTTGGATCGACCCAGGCGATATCGTCCTGACCGAGGACCCGTGTTATTTGGGCGCACTGCGAACGTTTTCGATCGTGGGCGCGAACATCCTCCAGCTCGGTATGTGCGCAGAAGGGGTCGATCTGAATGAACTCGAAGCAATGTTGCGTAGTCATACCCGCGTGAAGCTTTTCTATACGACGCCAGCATTTCATAACCCGACCGGGCGCCAGATGTCGCGCACCCATATGGCCCGGGTCGCAGCGCTGCTGGACCACTATGGCGTGGCGTTGGTACAGGATCTTGTGTATGCGGAGCTGCCCTATAACGGCACGGTTGATTGGTTGGCACCAGGTGGCAACGTGATCAACATCCATAGCGTCTCCAAGGTCGCCGGACCGGGGTTACGGGTAGGCTGGGTGCTTGCGGAGTCGAACATCATCAACCGGCTTGCACGGCTAAAATGCGATGGCGGCGTAAGCCCCATCGTCAGTAATATCGTTTTAGCGTTGTTGCAATCGGGCGCCATTGATGCGCACATTGCGCGCCTGCGCCAGCATTATCGTGCCAAGCGGGATATCCTGCATACACTCTTGCTGTTTAGCCGATTTTGCGAGCCAGAGTATGTCGTACCAAGCGGTGGTTTCTCGTTTTGGGTGCGGTTGGCTGCTGGTCTCGAAGTTGAGACTTTCATTGAGGCTGCACGTCGCGAGCACGCCGTTCATCTCATAAATGGTCGCAATTATGGCCCACGAAGTGGCGATCATGTACGCCTGTGTTTTAGCTATCTCCCCACATCGCTCATTGAGCAGGGCCTGGCGCGATTGGGTACCTTGCACGCGACCTAA
- the sfnG gene encoding dimethylsulfone monooxygenase SfnG has translation MTTNSNAIKFAYWVPNVSGGLVISSIEQRTSWEIDYNRKLAQIAEKAGFDYALSQIRFTAGYGADKQHESVSFSHALLAATEKLNVIAAILPGPWNPALAAKQIATISHLTNARVAVNIVSGWFRGEFHAIGEPWLDHDERYRRSEEFINALRGIWNEESFTFNGDFYRFRDYSVKPKPLDPLPEIFQGGSSRAARDMAARVSDWYFTNGNTPDGLKTQVDDIRSKEKAFGKNWRTKIGINAFGIVRQTEKEARDVLQEILDKAIPDAVRGFHHEVQNAGNASPEREGNWAKSTFQDLVQYNDGFRSNLIGTPQQVAERIIELKRAGADLILLGFLHFQEEVEYFGKHVIPLVRELEARAPAHVQAAE, from the coding sequence ATGACCACGAACAGCAATGCCATCAAATTCGCCTATTGGGTGCCGAACGTGTCCGGCGGCCTCGTCATTTCCTCGATCGAACAGCGCACCAGTTGGGAAATCGATTACAATCGCAAACTGGCCCAGATCGCCGAGAAGGCTGGCTTCGACTACGCGTTGAGCCAGATCCGCTTCACCGCAGGCTATGGTGCCGACAAGCAGCACGAATCCGTCAGCTTCTCGCACGCGCTTCTCGCAGCCACTGAAAAGCTCAACGTCATCGCCGCCATCCTTCCCGGCCCATGGAATCCGGCGCTGGCCGCAAAGCAGATTGCGACGATCAGCCACCTGACCAATGCCCGGGTCGCGGTCAACATCGTCTCAGGCTGGTTCCGCGGTGAATTCCATGCGATCGGCGAACCCTGGCTGGATCATGACGAGCGCTACCGCCGCTCGGAAGAGTTCATCAACGCGCTGCGTGGGATCTGGAACGAGGAAAGCTTCACCTTCAACGGCGACTTTTACCGATTTCGCGACTACTCGGTGAAGCCGAAGCCGCTCGACCCACTGCCGGAGATCTTCCAGGGCGGTTCCTCGCGCGCTGCCCGCGACATGGCCGCCCGCGTCTCCGACTGGTATTTCACCAACGGTAACACCCCAGACGGCCTGAAGACGCAAGTCGACGACATCAGAAGCAAGGAAAAGGCGTTCGGCAAGAACTGGCGAACCAAGATCGGCATCAACGCGTTCGGCATCGTCCGGCAAACCGAAAAGGAAGCCAGGGACGTCCTGCAGGAAATTCTCGACAAAGCGATCCCGGATGCCGTGCGCGGCTTCCACCATGAGGTCCAGAATGCCGGCAATGCCAGCCCTGAGCGTGAGGGCAATTGGGCCAAATCCACCTTCCAGGATCTCGTCCAGTACAATGACGGCTTCCGCTCGAATCTGATCGGCACGCCGCAGCAGGTCGCCGAACGCATCATCGAGCTCAAACGCGCGGGCGCTGATCTGATTCTGCTCGGGTTCCTGCATTTCCAGGAAGAGGTCGAATATTTCGGCAAACATGTGATCCCGCTGGTCCGCGAGCTCGAGGCGAGAGCGCCCGCGCACGTTCAGGCTGCTGAATAG
- a CDS encoding ABC transporter ATP-binding protein, whose translation MVSRTEQAGQTLARPVLRLANISLTFGGVAALLDVDLHVAEGEIRAVIGPNGAGKSSLLNIVSGLYRPDQGEVWFGDRSFREVPTSKLATHGVARTFQNLALFKGLSVFDNVLMGLAHRVRAGLLRQIVGSPLARRIEAENRAAAEEVISFLHLSEVQDRMVGTLPYGLQKRVELARALVVRPKLLLLDEPFAGVTVTEKQELSQHVRNARDSFGATIVLIEHDIGVVMELSDRVAVLDYGRKIADGTPDQVRADPAVIDAYLGVAHEDDTELAI comes from the coding sequence ATAGTGAGCCGCACCGAGCAGGCCGGCCAAACGCTCGCGCGGCCGGTCCTCAGACTTGCGAATATTTCGCTGACTTTCGGCGGGGTCGCGGCGCTTCTCGATGTCGATCTGCACGTCGCCGAGGGCGAAATCCGGGCGGTGATCGGGCCGAACGGCGCCGGCAAAAGCTCGCTGCTCAACATCGTCAGCGGGCTTTATCGACCCGATCAGGGCGAGGTGTGGTTCGGCGATCGCTCATTTCGCGAAGTGCCGACGTCGAAGCTTGCCACGCATGGCGTGGCCCGGACGTTTCAGAACCTTGCCCTGTTCAAGGGGCTTTCCGTTTTCGACAATGTGCTGATGGGGCTGGCGCATCGCGTGCGCGCGGGCCTTCTGCGGCAGATCGTCGGCTCACCATTGGCGCGGCGGATCGAGGCAGAGAATCGCGCGGCTGCGGAAGAGGTGATCTCTTTCCTACACCTCTCCGAAGTTCAAGATCGCATGGTCGGAACGCTGCCTTACGGGCTCCAGAAGCGGGTCGAACTGGCGCGGGCACTGGTTGTGCGGCCAAAACTCCTGCTTCTGGACGAGCCGTTCGCCGGCGTGACGGTCACGGAGAAACAGGAGTTGTCGCAACATGTGCGCAACGCCCGCGACAGCTTCGGCGCCACCATCGTCCTGATCGAGCATGACATCGGCGTCGTGATGGAGCTGTCCGACCGCGTGGCCGTGCTCGATTACGGACGAAAGATCGCCGACGGCACGCCCGACCAGGTCCGTGCCGACCCAGCAGTGATCGACGCCTATCTCGGCGTCGCACATGAGGACGATACGGAGCTTGCGATCTGA
- a CDS encoding phosphoribosylaminoimidazolesuccinocarboxamide synthase, translating to MQPIERAAFPHPDRWRSRFEDLPLLIEGESKVIRVIDDQRVIVRLKPTLFSYSANRAATVEGTDWLRLRISERLWRMLETEGVPSTVVHVGEDYYISRRVAAPPIEVIVKAAYVGTPKHIYLGLETFPTRHGGYLRPDQRHEPYVRFDWRNPLPHRDECMPNWLADRFIDTDAARHLALRAFKALARVLASCEIELLDICFFITAEGDAIFGEVSPDCMRAKHASHDLDKDLWRKGKDPETILRQWRAFLDRLKALP from the coding sequence ATGCAGCCTATTGAACGAGCCGCGTTTCCACATCCGGACCGCTGGCGCTCCAGGTTCGAAGATTTGCCTTTGCTGATAGAGGGCGAATCGAAAGTGATCCGCGTTATCGACGATCAACGCGTCATCGTGCGTTTAAAGCCCACGTTGTTTTCGTACTCCGCAAATCGCGCTGCCACAGTTGAGGGCACCGACTGGTTACGTCTACGCATCAGCGAGCGGCTTTGGCGGATGCTAGAGACTGAGGGTGTGCCTTCCACGGTCGTTCACGTCGGTGAAGACTATTACATCAGTCGGCGAGTTGCGGCTCCGCCTATCGAGGTCATCGTGAAGGCGGCCTATGTCGGGACACCAAAACATATATACCTCGGGTTGGAGACTTTCCCGACGCGTCATGGCGGATACCTCCGACCCGATCAGCGACACGAACCCTATGTGCGCTTCGACTGGCGCAACCCACTACCGCATCGGGACGAATGCATGCCGAATTGGCTCGCGGACCGCTTCATCGATACGGATGCTGCCAGGCATTTGGCTTTGCGAGCCTTCAAGGCGCTGGCGAGAGTCTTGGCATCGTGCGAAATTGAACTCCTCGATATTTGCTTTTTTATCACCGCCGAAGGCGATGCGATATTTGGCGAGGTTTCACCAGACTGCATGCGAGCCAAGCACGCCTCACATGATTTAGACAAGGACCTTTGGCGTAAGGGCAAAGATCCAGAAACTATTCTCCGCCAGTGGCGAGCGTTTCTGGATCGGCTGAAAGCGCTTCCATGA
- a CDS encoding cupin domain-containing protein, translated as MYTKQIDHSLMRAEYGVLVCRLLEHLPDGLSPGFGASVVEVAPGGAVDLHGHHEHELWLLISGRGEFEADGQMRPVSETTLCYMRPNQQHTIRNVSQDDSLKFLSIWWD; from the coding sequence GTGTACACCAAGCAGATCGATCATTCATTGATGCGAGCGGAATATGGCGTGCTGGTCTGCCGTCTGTTGGAGCATCTTCCGGATGGTCTCAGCCCCGGGTTCGGCGCCTCGGTGGTGGAGGTCGCACCCGGCGGCGCGGTCGATCTGCACGGGCACCACGAGCACGAACTGTGGTTGCTGATTTCCGGGCGTGGAGAGTTCGAAGCTGACGGCCAGATGAGGCCGGTGAGTGAGACGACGTTGTGCTACATGCGACCAAACCAGCAGCACACTATCCGCAACGTCAGTCAGGACGATTCTCTCAAATTTCTATCCATTTGGTGGGATTGA